The genomic DNA AGACAAAAAAACCGTCACACTTTTCGCCGATGGTGCCGGAGCCGTGATCCTCACATCGGAAAAAGATTCATCGCGCGGATTCCTCGGCAGTTCACTGCACACGGAAGGACAATACAACGACTGGATGGGAATTTATGCGGGTGGAACGCACCAGCCGGTCACCGAAAAAATTATCCGTGAGAAAGATCATTTACTTAAATTCGTCAAAAAATTTCCGAAAGAACTCAATCCTGAAACGTGGACACGTATGATTCGCGAATTGACTCAACGCATTGGCGTGACTCCACAGGATGTACGGCACTATTTCTTCACTCAAATCAATATCAACAGCATCTATCAAACGCTGGATAATCTGGAACTGACGCACGATCGCGCCCATAATGTCATGTCGGAATTCGGCTATACCGGATCGGCGTGTATCCCAATGGCTCTTGACGATGCCATGAAAAAAGGATTAATCAAACCCGGTGAAACGGCTATTTTCATGGGCTCCGGAGGCGGACTCGCATTTGCCTGCGCGGCCTTCAAGTTTTAATCCAACGTTCTTTAAAAAATTACTTTCCTAAATCTCTTAACTAACTTCATTTTCTTACCTTAACTTTCAAG from bacterium includes the following:
- a CDS encoding ketoacyl-ACP synthase III; translated protein: MHNAVIISTGSYAPDWILPNHYFNDLLGEDVDTWLVENLTIRQRHWCRENESTIDLCRHASLRALENARMKPADIDLIIVATDTPEFISPSTASILQYQLKASKAGTFDLNTACAGFVTGLDVASKYIRSDDRYQNILVVGAYAMSKYLDMKDKKTVTLFADGAGAVILTSEKDSSRGFLGSSLHTEGQYNDWMGIYAGGTHQPVTEKIIREKDHLLKFVKKFPKELNPETWTRMIRELTQRIGVTPQDVRHYFFTQININSIYQTLDNLELTHDRAHNVMSEFGYTGSACIPMALDDAMKKGLIKPGETAIFMGSGGGLAFACAAFKF